Genomic segment of Phycisphaerales bacterium AB-hyl4:
TCTACGTCTCTACCGACCGCGGCCAACCGCTTGATGATCGTCGTCTGGTCGAAGGCCAGCGCGCCGCCGCCGTGCTGCGCGAGGGTGCGGTCGTCTATCCCGAACACGTTCGTTCGCCCGTGCTCGTGCGACGCGGCGAACTGGTCACCGTTCGCGCGTTGGTCGGCGGTCTGATGGTCCGCACCGTCGGCCGAGCGACCGAAGAAGGCGCTGAGGGCGAAGTGATCCAGATCCGCAACGAAGGCTCACGCGAATCGTTCTTCGCCACCGTCACCGGCCGCCGCGAAGTGCTGATCAGCGACGAAGACAACAACTGAACGCAGGCTCGATTGATTCAGGAGTTTGACTATGCAACGCATCATGCCCACCACGCTCGCCATACTGCTCACCCTCGCCGTCGCGCTGCCGGCGATCGGGCAAAGCTCATCGCTGTTCGCTCAGCCGTCCGACCGCCATCGTGACCCGAGCCCGCAGGCGCAAGGCGAACAATATTCCGTGCAGAACGGCACGCTTCGCGAGCGACGCCAGGCCACCCGCCTCTCGCCCGCGATCGCCAACGCCAGCTACTCGGCCGTGCGTATCCCCGAGCCGCGCAGCTTCGCCATGCACGACCTGATCACCATCATCATCCGCGAATCGACCGACACCAGTTTCAACCAGTCGCTCGACACGGAAAAACGCTCCAACTACGGCGGCGAAATCACCGACTTCCCCCGTCTCAGCGTTCGCGATCTGCTTAACTTCCAACTCGCCCCCTCCAGCATGGAACAGGGCAACCCGCGGCTGGGCATCGGCTTCAACAGCAATTTTGAAGGCGAAGGCGACTATCGCCGCCGCGACTCGATCACCGGCCGCATCACCGCACGCGTCGTTGACGTCAAGCCCAACGGCACGCTCGTGCTCGAAGCACGCAAGTACATCGAGTCCGACGGCGAAGTGCTCGACATGGTCCTCACCGGGACTGCCC
This window contains:
- a CDS encoding flagellar basal body L-ring protein FlgH translates to MQRIMPTTLAILLTLAVALPAIGQSSSLFAQPSDRHRDPSPQAQGEQYSVQNGTLRERRQATRLSPAIANASYSAVRIPEPRSFAMHDLITIIIRESTDTSFNQSLDTEKRSNYGGEITDFPRLSVRDLLNFQLAPSSMEQGNPRLGIGFNSNFEGEGDYRRRDSITGRITARVVDVKPNGTLVLEARKYIESDGEVLDMVLTGTARVDDVTTDNTVLSSQLHDLRLSKQHEGELRRTSRKGIFTRILDTIFNF